A part of Anolis sagrei isolate rAnoSag1 chromosome 3, rAnoSag1.mat, whole genome shotgun sequence genomic DNA contains:
- the CALHM1 gene encoding calcium homeostasis modulator protein 1, whose translation MDKFRMIFQFLQSNQESFMNGICGIMALASAQIYVAFDFTCPCLPGYNIAYGMGILVVPPLVLFLLGFVMNNNVSMLAEEWRRPIGKRQKDPSVLRYMFCSMAQRAMIAPAVWISVTLLHGECFICAFSTTVPIEKLGNDSYRLLPEKEIRKILARIPCKDIYNGQELIAKEVATRYLRCISQAMGWSFVLLMTLLAFLVRSLRPCFTQAAFLKSKYWSHYIDIERKLFDETCTEHAKSFAKVCIQQFFEGMNKDLIMGHTHIPEKTPSEAEDEKEKLRGIMDQGTMNRLLKNWHKCKPPLCLNQEVVQNGNCWTGEITRPHLPRREYVTYYSKV comes from the exons TTCGAATGATCTTCCAATTCCTCCAGTCCAACCAGGAATCATTCATGAATGGCATATGTGGCATTATGGCTCTTGCCAGTGCCCAAATATATGTGGCTTTTGATTTCACCTGCCCTTGCCTACCAGGTTATAACATAGCCTATGGGATGGGTATCCTGGTTGTGCCACCCCTAGTGTTGTTTTTACTGGGCTTTGTGATGAATAACAATGTCTCCATGCTGGCTGAAGAATGGAGAAGGCCCATAGGGAAGCGACAGAAGGATCCATCCGTTTTGCGTTACATGTTCTGCTCCATGGCACAGAGGGCTATGATTGCCCCTGCTGTTTGGATTTCAGTCACACTGTTGCATGGGGAATGCTTTATATGTGCCTTCAGCACTACTGTACCCATAGAGAAGCTGGGAAACGACAGCTATAGGCTCCTGCCTGAGAAAGAGATAAGGAAAATTCTGGCTCGGATACCCTGCAAAGACATTTACAATGGACAAGAACTTATAGCCAAAGAAGTCGCAACCAGGTATCTACGCTGTATCTCCCAG GCAATGGGCTGGTCTTTCGTGTTGCTGATGACCTTGTTGGCATTCCTTGTCCGATCCTTACGTCCCTGCTTTACCCAAGCAGCCTTCCTGAAGAGCAAGTATTGGTCCCACTATATCGACATTGAGCGCAAGCTCTTTGATGAGACCTGCACAGAGCATGCTAAAAGTTTTGCCAAGGTTTGTATCCAGCAGTTCTTTGAGGGCATGAACAAGGACCTGATCATGGGCCATACACACATTCCTGAGAAGACACCTTCAGAAGCTGAAGACGAGAAGGAAAAATTGCGGGGTATCATGGATCAAGGGACTATGAACAGACTTCTGAAGAACTGGCACAAGTGTAAACCCCCTTTGTGCCTCAACCAAGAGGTGGTCCAGAATGGGAATTGTTGGACTGGAGAAATCACACGTCCGCACCTGCCTAGGAGAGAGTATGTCACCTATTATAGCAAAGTCTAA